The Apium graveolens cultivar Ventura unplaced genomic scaffold, ASM990537v1 ctg7583, whole genome shotgun sequence genome has a segment encoding these proteins:
- the LOC141704221 gene encoding cell differentiation protein rcd1-like, giving the protein MLNLPDSLYPDPIQADNTVMSNGGAPMVPVMKQGRNQDLALHIWQSISTVFLLLSEVLSIYKSLTPEKLTMKDSIQIHCYLYPFLETEETSKPFQYLRLMSLGVIGGLLKEVGDPSTEVAVHCLLESGLFPLCLKSIEYGNELSQSTASWIMSRIMMQEQGLQYYCEPANRLCAIMKVFNDVIEKMQDEPSTIVLKNIIQCYVILSNDPSRGCLLLRSFIPPILTTAPYIEALRARPVTLKNLQDLFQKLSMGCGPNAEAVGVVAGKLSELPNKYKKDALHTLLFGTNLFLWPSYCNGSYDINNAVLKACAKPPKTAQMDNKGLQSKKGGQLGHASEGGHLTKS; this is encoded by the exons ATGTTGAATCTCCCTGACTCTCTTTATCCTGATCCGATACAAGCTGACAACACTGTTATGTCGAATGGTGGTGCACCAATGGTCCCTGTGATG AAACAGGGAAGAAATCAAGATTTGGCCCTCCACATTTGGCAGTCAATCAGTACAGTTTTCTTACTCCTATCG GAAGTATTATCTATATACAAGTCGTTAACACCTGAGAAACTTACTATGAAAGATTCAA TTCAGATACATTGTTACTTGTACCCTTTCTTGGAGACTGAAGAAACGAGCAAGCCATTCCAGTACCTAAGGCTAATGAGCTTGGGGGTCATTGGTGGTCTTCTGAAGGAG GTAGGTGACCCTTCGACAGAGGTTGCTGTTCACTGTTTGCTTGAATCAGGACTCTTCCCTTTGTGTCTAAAATCCATAGAATATGGAAACGAACTTTCACAATCA ACTGCATCTTGGATAATGTCAAGAATAATGATGCAAGAGCAGGGACTACAGTATTACTGTGAGCCTGCAAACCGGTTGTGTGCAATCATGAAGGTTTTTAATGACGTAATTGAAAAGATGCAGGATGAACCGTCTACTATAGTTTTGAAGAATATTATTCAATGTTATGTCATACTGTCCAATGATCCAAG CAGGGGTTGTCTTCTCCTGAGAAGCTTCATTCCGCCAATACTGACGACTGCCCCATATATTGAAGCCCTTCGT GCACGCCCTGTAACCTTAAAAAATTTGCAAGATTTGTTTCAAAAGCTATCGATGGGATGCGGGCCAAATGCAGAAGCGGTTGGTGTTGTTGCAG GAAAGCTCTCTGAGCTTCCCAATAAGTACAAAAAAGATGCTCTTCATACACTTTTATTCGGTACAAACTTGTTTTTATGGCCTTCGTACTGCAATGGTTCCTATGATATT AATAACGCAGTCCTAAAGGCATGTGCTAAGCCACCCAAAACTGCACAGATGGACAACAAGGGACTGCAGTCAAAGAAAGGAGGACAGTTAGGACATGCCAGTGAAGGAGGACACTTAACAAAAAGTTGA